Proteins from a single region of Theileria parva strain Muguga chromosome 1, complete sequence, whole genome shotgun sequence:
- a CDS encoding AAR2 family protein — protein sequence MSSEIEDSTVVVILDQKEDELVGFDFISFPEANVVSGIWNLTPGSHFMYIKNKEQGNLLDDNIVSDDCRLGEFIHLKRGEIKVYKRSQVDEGSLFELVEEYCNQKYKESIVMGHLRGKMSKIPENLSNLWASMTDCINSELILRLRPINKVITNHPFPQTRSDTSEITIENNMNCDIRSDCEIRNCTTRLELSDEEEDYSKTLEEYKNVVNNLSTFKSKVDFNKIKRTDKTNGCHFKEVNKPENHIDNSVEKDYDSIYYSDIPMCDDRIRKMKEITPEQITKMHMDTSYIIDSIRGDNSTNGYKMVEFKNKYFYVLGELQYSFLVFILCFNFESLEQYKRLLRAFCNAESLLVSDQELTQKLLKTLRFQIETWDEEHDVYQKDNFLTHHLCNLREIILDNSDKLKTCLDHFKLLEDSFKLKFGISLNDLNTIHSNII from the coding sequence ATGAGTAGTGAAATTGAAGATTCTACCGTAGTAGTAATCTTGGATCAAAAGGAAGACGAACTTGTAGgatttgattttatttcattCCCGGAAGCAAATGTAGTATCTGGAATTTGGAATCTGACTCCAGGCTCACATTTTATGTACATTAAGAATAAAGAACAAGGTAATTTACTTGATGATAACATTGTTTCAGATGATTGTAGACTAGGAGAGTTTATACATTTGAAAAGGGGTGAAATTAAAGTTTATAAGAGATCGCAAGTTGATGAAGGTTCATTATTTGAATTAGTGGAGGAATATTGTAATCAAAAATATAAGGAATCGATAGTTATGGGTCATTTGAGGGGTAAAATGTCAAAGATTCCCGaaaatttatctaatttgTGGGCAAGTATGACAGATTGTATTAATTCTGAACTTATTCTAAGACTCAGACCAATCAATAAAGTTATTACAAACCATCCTTTTCCACAAACCAGATCAGATACTTCTGAAATAACTATTGAAAACAACATGAACTGTGATATAAGAAGTGATTGTGAAATAAGAAATTGTACAACGAGATTAGAACTCagtgatgaagaagaagacTATTCAAAAACACTGGAggaatataaaaatgtagtaaataatttatcaacatTTAAAAGTAAAGttgattttaacaaaattaaacgGACTGATAAAACTAATGGTTGCCATTTTAAGGAAGTAAATAAGCCAGAAAATCATATAGATAATAGTGTAGAAAAGGATTATGACTCAATATATTATTCAGATATACCGATGTGTGATGATAGAATAAGAAAAATGAAGGAAATAACACCAGAGCAAATCACAAAAATGCACATGGATACCAGCTACATCATAGATTCAATTCGTGGTGATAATAGTACAAATGGGTACAAAATGGTAGAATTtaagaataaatatttctaTGTGCTTGGAGAATTACAGTACAGTTTTCTGGTTTTCATTTTATGCTTTAATTTTGAGAGTTTGGAACAATACAAAAGACTTTTAAGGGCGTTTTGCAATGCTGAATCATTACTGGTTAGTGACCAGGAACTAACTCAAAAATTGCTGAAAACACTGAGATTTCAAATAGAAACCTGGGATGAAGAACACGATGTGTATCAGAAGGATAATTTCTTGACCCACCACCTGTGCAATTTGCGTGAAATCATACTTGATAACAGTGATAAGTTAAAAACGTGCTTAGATCACTTTAAACTGTTGGAAGACTCTTTCAAACTTAAATTTGGAATATCGCTCAATGATTTGAACACTATACACTccaatataatataa